GCAGTTCCGCGACCTGGTGCGCGACCAGTCGCAGCTTCTCCGCATGGACGAGGCGCGTGCGCTCGCCACCTTGCCCGGCCTGCTGCCGGAGGATGCAGGGGTGCGGGCCCAGGCCTTCGCCGCGCTGCGGAGCATCGTGCTGGCGCAGGGTGGGCTCTCGCCGGAAGGCCAGGCGCGGCTGGATGCGCTGGCCGAGGCCTTCGGCGCGGTCACGCCCGCGCTCGAGGCGCCCGCCATGGAGGCATCGGCGCCGAAGCTCGCTGCGCCACCCGCGCGCAAGGCGCCCGTCCGCAAGGCGCCCCTCAAGGCACCTGCCCGGCGCCCGCGGGGGCGCGGCTGATGCAGCCCCCTCCGAGCCCTGTCCTCGCCGGCAGAAAGGCGCTCGTCGTGGGCGTCGCGAATGAGCACTCCATCGCCTATGGCTGTGCCAAGGCCTTTCGCGAACTCGGCGCCGACCTCGCCATCACCTATCTGAACGAGAAGGCGCGCCCGCATGTGGCGCCACATGCCGAGGCGCTCGGGGCCGAGATCCTGGCGCCGCTCGACGTCTCCATCCCCGGCCAGCTGGAGGCGGTGTTCGAGGAGATCACCCGCCGCTGGGGCCGGCTCGACATCCTCGTGCATTCCATCGCCTTCGCGCCGAAGGAGGATCTGCAGGGCGGCCTGCTGAACTGCTCGGCCGAGGGCTTCGCCAAGGCCATGGACGTCTCCTGCCATTCCTTCGTTCGCATGGCGAAGCTGGCCGCTCCGCTGATGACCGAGGGCGGCGCCATGTTCGCGATGAGCTATTACGGCGCCGCGCGCGTCGTGCCGAACTACAACGTGATGGGCCCGGTGAAGGCGGCGCTGGAGGCCTCGTGCCGCTATCTCGCGCATGAGCTGGGGCCGCAGGGCATCCGCGTGCACGCCATCTCGCCCGGGCCGCTCAAGACGCGCGCCGCCTCGGGCCTCAAGGATTTCGAGCTGCTGCTGGCGGAAGCGGCCGAGCGCGCCCCGCTCGGCGAGCTCGCCGACATCATGGATGTGGGCTTCGCCTGCGCCTATCTCGCCACCCCCTATGCGCGCCGCGTCACGGGGGGCACCATCTACGTGGATGGCGGCGCCAACATCGTCGCCTGAGACAA
This region of Sediminicoccus rosea genomic DNA includes:
- the fabI gene encoding enoyl-ACP reductase FabI is translated as MGVANEHSIAYGCAKAFRELGADLAITYLNEKARPHVAPHAEALGAEILAPLDVSIPGQLEAVFEEITRRWGRLDILVHSIAFAPKEDLQGGLLNCSAEGFAKAMDVSCHSFVRMAKLAAPLMTEGGAMFAMSYYGAARVVPNYNVMGPVKAALEASCRYLAHELGPQGIRVHAISPGPLKTRAASGLKDFELLLAEAAERAPLGELADIMDVGFACAYLATPYARRVTGGTIYVDGGANIVA